In Deltaproteobacteria bacterium, the sequence GCTGTCGAGCGCCGGCATGAGCGCGTTGCGGGCGCTCTCCTGACAGCGATTGAGCTCGTCGAGGAACACCAAGAACCGCCGCGATGGCTCGACCTCGGCGCGCTCGACCGCCTCCAGCACCTCGGTCTTGACGAAGTCCGTGACGGGCGAGCCGCTGCTCGAAGCGCGCACCTGGATGGTCGCAAAGAAGTCCACGGCGTCGATCACCGCGCCGCAGTTGAAGAACACGAACTCGTAGCCGAGGCTGGCTGCGATCGCCCGTGCGAGCACGGTCTTGCCGCAGCCCTGCGGCCCATCGAGCAGGATGTTGAGGCCGCTCTGCAGCAGCACCTGCAGCTTCTTCGAGACCACCGGATCCAGCCACACACTCTCGATGCGAAACGGCGCCGGCCCGATCCACTCGACCTCGATGGTGCCGCGATCCTCCCGTTCGGGCTTGGAGATGGCGGTGATGCGCACCAGGCACGAGACGCCCGCGACCACCCGCCGGTCCCGCGTCAACACCACCTTGGGCGCGCGGCGACCGTCGAAGTGCGTGCTCCGCAGGCCGAACTCCGAGTCCTCGACCGGGTTGGGCCAGAACGTGGCCTCGCCGGTCATCCCCACGCTGAGCTCTTCGATCTTCCACTTGCGTCCGGACATCGTCGCCTCTTTCGTTCGGTCTTCGATCACATCGCCAGGGCACGCCCGACCAGCTTGCCGATGAGGTCGCCGAAGCGACGCACCGAAGCATCGAGGTTGGCGTCGTCCAGCAGCACGTAGTTCGGGAAGCAGATCTCGGTCAGCGGCCGCACGGCCACCTGCGCGCAGCACATGTGGTGGCGCCGCGTGAGCTGCTGCACCACTTGGCGCAGGGCCGACACCGAGCACTCGGTCGGCAACCCGTCACTGATCATCACCAGCAGCTTGGACTTGCGATGCGACGCGGTCGCGACCGAGGCGACGTGGGTGAGCGCGGCGGCATCGTTGTTGCCATCGCTGGCGCGCAGGGACGACACCGCGCAGCGCCGCGCGTCCCCGGCCTCGTAGATCACCTTGTCGGTGAAGCCGAAGAAGCGCGCGTCGACCCCATTCAGACCGCGCGCCGCTTCGGCGACCAGCACCGCGAAGCGCCGCGCGCGATCGAGGTTGGCGCCGCTCATCGAGCCGGAGCAGTCGACCAGCACCCCCAGGAACAGGTCGCTGTCCGGTTGGATGGTGCGGGCGATCAGCATGCGCGGGTCGCCGCGCGTGACCAAGGGCAGCACCCGCGCGCGGTCGAGGGCATGGCCACGCACGCGGGCCGGACTGCGCACGTGCGCCAGGCCCAGGCGCACGAGGGTCTCGCGCAGGCGCAGCGCCGGTCGCTGCAGTGGCGCCGCGATGGCGCGATGGGCCGCCTCGTCCGGCGGCACCTTCTCGAGCTTGTCGATGGGCTTGAAGCTGTCGCCGGCGCCGACGTTGATTGCGAGCCGGCGCGGCGCGCCGTCGCCGTGGGACGCGCGCGGCGGCTCGAGGATGCGCTCGACCTCGCGCTGCACGTCGGCGTCGGCAATGCCGTCGCCCGCGACATCCGCATCGCGCTCGTTCCACCGCAACGACTCGTGGCCACCGAAGCCGTGGGCGAGCAGGGCATCGCCGCCGAACAGCCGCGCCAACGCCCGCGTGACCCGCATCAACCCGTGCATGTCGAGCTGACGAAAGCCGGTGCCGAAGTACGTCAGCGCGGTGGCGACCAAGGGATCGCCCGAGCGATCGCCGAGCCCCATCCGCAGCGCCCGCACGAAGCGCGCGAACGAGTGGCCCACCCGATCGAGCTCGGCGAGCAGGCGACCGCTCTCGACCCGCACGCTGGCCTCGTCGAAGGCCACCGCAGGCCGCACCGCCGCGAAGACGTCGATGGCGGCGCCGTTCAGCATGCGCAGCAGGTCGAGCACGGCGATCTCGCGGGGCGCGTGACCGAAGGCGTGGGCGTCGAGCCGCTTGATCCGATCGCCGAACTCGGCGTCCATCGATCGTAGGTTGCGCTCGAGGTGTTCGTCCGCGACGAGGTTCAACAGCTGGTGCAGCCGTTCCTTCTTGGCGCGCCGCCACACCCGCATGCCCTCCGGCGCCCCGTGCCAGATGTGGTGGCCGAGCTCGTGCAAGATCAGCCCCTCGACGATGTCGCGACCGTGACGGACGCGCTCGAGGATCGGCAGCGGCGTCACGTGGATCGCGGTGGTGCCCATGTGGGTGAAGCCCCACTGCTCGCGCTTCGGCGTGATGTGGATCGCGAAGCGCTTGCCGGTGAGCTCGCGCCCGCGCATCACCCCCCACGCGAAGCTGCGCGCGAGCTCGTGTAGCTTCGCGGCGCGCTCCGGGTCGAGCAGCCGTCCCGCGGCGATCCGGCGCCGCGCGGCGACGTCGCTGCCCTCGACCAGCAGCCGCGCCACGCCACGGGCGCGCACCTCGGCAGGTGCAATCTCCAGCAAGTCCAGCGTGCGCAGCTCGGGTGCCAGCGTCGGGCCGCCCAGCAGCGCCAGCTCGACGATCGCGTCGATCACCGCACCATCGGCCCGACGCAGCTGCACCCCCAGCGCGTCGCGGACCTCGGGGAGCGCGACCTCGGGGTCGGCGGCCCAGCGAATGAGCAGCGGCAAACCGATCGCATCGCCACCGGCGAGCAACGCGGCCGCGGCCTCGCGCCGCAGCGCGGGCGTCGTGGCCCCCGCGGAGCGTAGCGCCCGTCGCACGCCCGCCAGCCCGCCCGGACCGGGCTGCGCCAGCCACCAGCGCATGGCGGCGTCGGCGAGCAGCGGATCGACGCCCGCCGCAATCCTATCGAGCACATCCGCAGCCGAAGCGTCGTCGCACGCCGCGAGCAGCAGCCCGAAGTCGTTGCTGCGAGAACAGCCCGCCATCGCCGGGCGTGCGAGCAGCGCGACCGCGCCGTCGAGCGCACCGCGATCGCGTTCGACCAGCGCGATGGCGACGCGCCAACGTCGGTGCGAACCGAGCGACTCGTCGTCGCGCAGCTCCGCGAGTGCAGCGAGTGCGGCTGCGCTGCTCCACAGCGCAATGCCGTCGACCAAGGCGTCCGCGTGTCGCAGGCGCCCCCGCAACAGCGCCACCAGCCGCAGCTCCCCGGCCTCGCCCAGCTCGAGCAGACGGAGCACCGCAGCGTGTACGAGAGCCTCGCGATCGTGGGTGCAAGCGCGCGCGAGGTGGCCGAGATCGTCGCTCGCCCGCAGCTCGGCGTGCAGGTCGGCGGGCAGCGCCGGCCTCGTGCGTCGCGCGGGCGCGTCGCGTGAGGGCACACCGCGCACGGGTAGCCACGCCGCCAGGGCCTGGTGGACCTCGCGGGTGCAGCCCGGAAGCAGCGCCACCACCCGAGGCCCACGAGCCTCGACCGCGCCGCCGCTCGTGCCGGCGCGGAGCAGCGTGACCAGCACGCGCGCCGCGTGGACCCCGAGCTCGGTGTCCAGGAGACCCACGCACAGCTCGACGACGGCGGGCTCGAATCCCTCGGCGAGCTCCCGTGCTCGACGGTGGTACCACCAGCCCAGCAGCACACTCGCGGTCGCCTGCCACAGCAGACTCCGGGCGAGCGATGACGGCAAGGCCACCGCGCGCGCGAGCACACCGCTCCAGCCGCCCTCCTCCGCCGTCAACCACGTCGCAAAGCCGGCCGCGTTGCGCTCGAACGCCACCAGCATCGCGTCGACCAGCGGCGGCACCAGCTCGACGTCGCGCCACAGCGTGACCGCAGCCAAGCGCAGTGCGTCGACGAACGGCTCCTGCTCGCTGCCGAAGCGCGCCAGCTCGCGAGCCACGGCGTCGATGCCGTCGACGCAGCCCACCAGCGCCACGCACACCGCCAACGCATCCTGCGACGGCGCGGTGCGTCGCGCGAGTGCGTCGGTGAGCCCGAAGCACGGCGCGGCGAGTGCGGGATGCAGCGCAGCTTCGAGCTCGTCGTCGTCGCAGCTCGCGATGCGATCGGCCTGCGCGGGGGTCAGGCGGTGGATGCCAACCGACCGCGGGACCGCACTCGGGGCCGCGCCGCCGTTGGCGGCCGACCACGCGGCGATGCGGGGATCGGCGCGTCGGCGGCCCGCCGCGATGAACTTGTCCGAGATCGCATCCCCATCGAGGCCGAGCGCGTCGGCGCGACGTCGAAGCTCGACCAAGCCATCGTCGTCGAGCACGGCGATCGTGGCCGCGGTCGCATGCCCGAGCACCATCGCCACGAGTGCTCGCGCAGCCACGTGATCGTGGGGCAACGTCAGCGCGCGGGGCAACACCTCGGCGAGCCATGCGGGCACGCGGTGCAGCGCCAGCCGTGACCACAGCCGCTCCCACGCGCCGATGTCGCTCGCCCACGGCTCGCAATCGCCGAGCGACAGACACGAAAGCGCGAGTGAGACCGCGTCGCCGGGCCCGGGCGACATCTCGATGCCAACGTCCGCGAGGTCGTCGCGAAGGCGCAGCGCCGCGATCGCGCGCAACGGGCCCGCGGTGGCGGGCGCGGCCTCGCAGGCCGCGCCCAACCACTGCACGCGCACGGCGCTCGGCGGCAGACGGCACACCTCGTCCCAACCCTCGAGCTGCTGCCCGGCGAGTGCCGCCGCGGCGGGCCCCAGCGCTGCGTACAACCAAGACAGCGCCGCGGCGCCCTGCGTGGAGGCGACGCTGGCCGCCGTGCGCAGGTCGATGCCGCCGGCCGCCGGATCGTCGACGACCTCGCTCGCCAGCACCGCCGACGCGAGCGACGACGAAGCGCGACGGGCGAACATCGGTGCGACCAGCGTGCGGGCAGCGGCGCGTCGTGCCGACGTCGGCAGCACCGGCGCCAACAACACCCGGAGGTCGGCGTGACACGCGAGCTGCAATGCGCGTGGGTGCTGCGTGCCCGCGTGGGCGAGCACGAGCACCGAGACCGCGGCACGCTGCCGCAACGTGCCGCTGGCTTCGTCCACCGCCGACGCGAGGGCGCCCCACACCGGCGCCGTCTCGGTCCCCGCCTCGGCGGCGATGATCACCAGCCGCAGCAGCTCATCGCAGGCATCGCGACCCGGCACATCTCGCCACGGCTTGAACTCTTGGACGCGCTGCAGACAGGCGCCGCAGTCCTGCTCGCGACGCTGCTCGCCGTGCAGCAGGTGGTCGCGCAGCGCCGATACCGTGCACGTGGTCAGCGCATCAATCGCCTCCGCCGGCGTGATCACACCGCGACGCCAGAGATCGAGCATGAGCGGCAACGGCTGCTCGGGCCACGGCGCGCCCTGGCATGCGCTCGACAGCTCGGGATCGGCGCGGACCCACGCCAGCAACACACGCGCGCCATCGGGCACACACGCGACGGCGGCCGCACGTACGTCGGGACGCGGGTGCAGCAAGGCGTGCACGAAGCGCATCGGCGTGGTGGCGGTGCCCTCGGCGAGCGCTTGCACGGCCGCGAACCGGACCGATGCGTGCTCGTCGTCGAGCGCGGCGACCAGCAGCATCAGCGCAGGCACACGTGCGTGGCCGCCCAGCAGCGCGCAGCCGATCGCGCGCGCCTCGGGCTGCGCCGAGCGCAGCAACCTCGGCGCGAGCGGCAACAGCACCTTGCGATCGAGCGGGCCGCGACTGGCTGCGTCCAGCGCGGCGGCGAGCTCCGACGACCAGGCGCCGCCATCGAGGTGCTGCCAGATGTCGATCTCTCGCACGCGCTCGCCGTCGACGACGGAGAGTGTCGCAAAAAAAAGAACCCTCCGGGTGGAGGGTTCTTTGGGGGAACGACGACCTCGGGCGATGCGCCCCTCGTCGTTCCCCGACCGCGCGCGACGGTGCGTGCCCACGCGGGTCGACGCTCGCGCCAGCAGCGGGGCTCCGGGCAGACCACCATCGGTGGTCCATGCGCCCGTCACCCCATCGCGCGAGATCGTCGACGGCGTGGATGCGGCAAGCGAGTTCGGGTGGAGCTCGGGCGACGTCCGTTCGCGTTCCGCCGTCTGGCGGACCGAACTGTCGCACTGGTCCCCGTTGGTCGACTGCGTGGGGGGCTTCGGAGGTTCGTAGTTGCCGACGTCGCGAGACGGCGGTCCACCAAGAACCCTCGAACCCAAAGGCACATCATGGGTGATCTCGATGTGCCAGGGTCCGCGCACGACCGCTCTCACCGGAGAGATCGCCACACTTGGCGCGGCCCCGCCCCACGGAGCGCCTCGTCACGAGGCCACCCCATGGGGCACGTCTGACCCGAACCCCCAGCGTCGCGCGCGTCAGCCTTCGAGCGACGCAGGAGCCCCACGACGTCGAACGTTCACGCCCGCGACCACCATCGTCGGACCACCGGACTCGAAGGTCTGGCATCCGCACCGATGGGCGGTGTCGCTGGTTTTGGACGCGTGAATCGTCACGTTGCGGGGTCCTCCTCCCGGGCGCGCCCGGGGCCTCGAAGGGCTTCATTCGCCGGTCAGCACGTGCGCCGGCAGCCGAATCGTATACGGGATCGATGCGCCGCACGTCAAGCGGTGACCTCGCGGTCGGCCGCAGGAAGCGTGGCTGGCAAGCCCGCGCGTGGGCGGTCTACCGTCGGCGTTCGGCGTGGAACGCCGGGCGGGCCCGAACGATTCATCGACGGCGACGCCCTCGAACGCGATTGCCCGCACGACACGGTTGGCGCGATCCTGAGGGTGCGTGCCCGCGCACGCGTGAAGCCGATGCCACCACAGACCCAGCTCGATCGCGTGCTCTCCTTCGCCGCCACGCGCCCCGACGACATCTGGCTCACGCAGCCGATGGGCGATGGAACGCTGCGCGAGCTGAGCTTCGCCGCGGCCGTCGACGAGGCTCGGCGCATGGCCGCACACCTGCGGGCCCAGGGCGATCGTCTGCCCCCGGGCAGTCACATCGCCATCTTTGCGAAGAACAACGCCTGGTGGTTCCTCGCCGATCTCGCGATCTGGCTGGCGGGCCACGTGTCGGTGCCGCTCTACCCGGTGCTGACCGCCGACACCATCTCGCAGATCCTGAGCCACGGCGACGTGCGGATGGTGTTCGTCGGCAAGCTCGACGGATTCGATGCGATGGCTGCTGGAGTCGCCGCCGAGCTGCCCCGCATCGTGTTGCCGCTCGCACCCCAGCACGACAGCCTCGCGTCGTCGCCGAAGTGGGCCGAGCTGATCGCGAAGACCGAGCCCTACACCGGCAGCGGCAACCGCAGCCCCGAGGAACTCGCGACGATCATCTACACCTCGGGTACCACCGGTGTGCCCAAGGGCGTCATGCACAGCTTCGCGTCGCTCGGCAGCGCGCAGGGCTACATCGACGAGCTCGGCATGCGCGCCGACGATCGCATGCTGTCGTATCTGCCGCTCGCCCACTCGCTCGAGCGCACCCTGGTCGAGGCCACCTCGATGCTGCTCGGCTTCCACGTCTACTTCGCCGAGAGCCTCGAGCGCTTCGTGGACGACCTGCGGCG encodes:
- a CDS encoding MoxR family ATPase yields the protein MSGRKWKIEELSVGMTGEATFWPNPVEDSEFGLRSTHFDGRRAPKVVLTRDRRVVAGVSCLVRITAISKPEREDRGTIEVEWIGPAPFRIESVWLDPVVSKKLQVLLQSGLNILLDGPQGCGKTVLARAIAASLGYEFVFFNCGAVIDAVDFFATIQVRASSSGSPVTDFVKTEVLEAVERAEVEPSRRFLVFLDELNRCQESARNALMPALDSTRRVFHPIENRFVAIPDNVQFIAAVNRGREFSGTFAIDAAQLDRFAPLQMDYPPPEEEVKLLVARHPDLAHKLVEDVVAVADAVRKAPDLPGTLSVRATEEACVYLQHPLFSGQARSAVPEILKSSFCGRFAGRAHDVNSDAGTVWAVVAGKLRERGYAPGDA
- a CDS encoding VWA domain-containing protein — translated: MREIDIWQHLDGGAWSSELAAALDAASRGPLDRKVLLPLAPRLLRSAQPEARAIGCALLGGHARVPALMLLVAALDDEHASVRFAAVQALAEGTATTPMRFVHALLHPRPDVRAAAVACVPDGARVLLAWVRADPELSSACQGAPWPEQPLPLMLDLWRRGVITPAEAIDALTTCTVSALRDHLLHGEQRREQDCGACLQRVQEFKPWRDVPGRDACDELLRLVIIAAEAGTETAPVWGALASAVDEASGTLRQRAAVSVLVLAHAGTQHPRALQLACHADLRVLLAPVLPTSARRAAARTLVAPMFARRASSSLASAVLASEVVDDPAAGGIDLRTAASVASTQGAAALSWLYAALGPAAAALAGQQLEGWDEVCRLPPSAVRVQWLGAACEAAPATAGPLRAIAALRLRDDLADVGIEMSPGPGDAVSLALSCLSLGDCEPWASDIGAWERLWSRLALHRVPAWLAEVLPRALTLPHDHVAARALVAMVLGHATAATIAVLDDDGLVELRRRADALGLDGDAISDKFIAAGRRRADPRIAAWSAANGGAAPSAVPRSVGIHRLTPAQADRIASCDDDELEAALHPALAAPCFGLTDALARRTAPSQDALAVCVALVGCVDGIDAVARELARFGSEQEPFVDALRLAAVTLWRDVELVPPLVDAMLVAFERNAAGFATWLTAEEGGWSGVLARAVALPSSLARSLLWQATASVLLGWWYHRRARELAEGFEPAVVELCVGLLDTELGVHAARVLVTLLRAGTSGGAVEARGPRVVALLPGCTREVHQALAAWLPVRGVPSRDAPARRTRPALPADLHAELRASDDLGHLARACTHDREALVHAAVLRLLELGEAGELRLVALLRGRLRHADALVDGIALWSSAAALAALAELRDDESLGSHRRWRVAIALVERDRGALDGAVALLARPAMAGCSRSNDFGLLLAACDDASAADVLDRIAAGVDPLLADAAMRWWLAQPGPGGLAGVRRALRSAGATTPALRREAAAALLAGGDAIGLPLLIRWAADPEVALPEVRDALGVQLRRADGAVIDAIVELALLGGPTLAPELRTLDLLEIAPAEVRARGVARLLVEGSDVAARRRIAAGRLLDPERAAKLHELARSFAWGVMRGRELTGKRFAIHITPKREQWGFTHMGTTAIHVTPLPILERVRHGRDIVEGLILHELGHHIWHGAPEGMRVWRRAKKERLHQLLNLVADEHLERNLRSMDAEFGDRIKRLDAHAFGHAPREIAVLDLLRMLNGAAIDVFAAVRPAVAFDEASVRVESGRLLAELDRVGHSFARFVRALRMGLGDRSGDPLVATALTYFGTGFRQLDMHGLMRVTRALARLFGGDALLAHGFGGHESLRWNERDADVAGDGIADADVQREVERILEPPRASHGDGAPRRLAINVGAGDSFKPIDKLEKVPPDEAAHRAIAAPLQRPALRLRETLVRLGLAHVRSPARVRGHALDRARVLPLVTRGDPRMLIARTIQPDSDLFLGVLVDCSGSMSGANLDRARRFAVLVAEAARGLNGVDARFFGFTDKVIYEAGDARRCAVSSLRASDGNNDAAALTHVASVATASHRKSKLLVMISDGLPTECSVSALRQVVQQLTRRHHMCCAQVAVRPLTEICFPNYVLLDDANLDASVRRFGDLIGKLVGRALAM